The Gemmobacter aquarius genome contains the following window.
CAGGCCGAGCCGCGGTTGCTGGCCGAATGGGTGCGGCTGCGGATCGAGTGGCGCGGGATCATCGAGGCGTTCTGACGCGTCAGGGGGTGACGCGCCAGATGCGGTTGCCGACATCGTCTGCGACCAGAAGCCCGCCACGACTGTCGATTGCGACGCCGACGGGACGGCCGCGTGCGGTGCCGTCGGGGGCGAGAAAGCCGGTCAGCACGTCGCGCGGTTTGCCTGCGGGTTTGCCTTGCGCGAAGGGGATGAAGATCACCTTGTAGCCCGAGGGCGGTTTGCGGTTCCACGATCCGTGCTGGCCGATGAACACGCCTTGGCCGCCGGCAAAGCCCTTGGCGAAGGTCAGGCCAAGCGATGCGGTATGGGGGCCGAGGGCGTAATCGGGGCGGATCGCACGGGCGACCATTGCCGGGTTCGCCGGCACGCGGGTGTCGATGTGATCGCCCCACCAGCTGTAGGGCCAGCCGTAAAAGCCGCCCTGTTGCAGCGAGGTCATGTAATCGGGGACGAGGTCGCTGCCGATTTCGTCGCGTTCGTTGACCGCGACCCAGAGCTTGCCGGTGACAGGCTCCCATGCAAGGCCGTTGGGGTTGCGCAGGCCCGAGGCGTAGATCGTGGCCTGACCCGTCGCGGGGTTTATGCGCCAGACGGAGGCGCGGCCCTGTTCGGCGGCAAGCCCGTTTTCGGCCGCGTTGCTGTTGGAGCCTATGGTTGCGTAAAGCATGCCATCGGGGCCTGCGATCAGGTCTTTGGTCCAGTGATGGTTGATCGGGCCTGCGGGGAGATCGGTGATCTTTCGCCCGCGTGCGGTGATGCGGGTGGCGCCTGTGGTATAGGCGAAGGCGATGACCGCGTCGGTATTGGCGACGTAGAGCGTCGATCCCATCAGGGCCATGCCGAAGGGCGAGCGCAGGCCTGTGAGGAAGGGTGTGGCGAGGTCGGCCACGCCGTCGGCATCGGTGTCGCGCAGCAGGGTGATGCGGTCGGCGCTGGGCACGCCTGCGCCTGCGAGTTTCATCACCAGCTTCATCGCCAGCGCCTTGGGGGTGCGTGCAGGTTTCGGCGGAGCGTTGGTTTCGGCCACCAGCACGTCGCCGTTAGGCAGCACATGCAGCCAGCGCGGATGGTCGAGGCCTGAGGCGAATTCGGTGACATGCAGGCCCGGCGCGGGGGTGGGCATCGCGCCCTGCGGCCAGCCATTGGCGGGGGCGATGTCGACGGTGGGGATCAGGGTCTTTTGCGGTGCGGGCAGGGCAGGGTTCGGCCCGAAACCCTGCGAGAGCGGCAGGGTGGCGCGTTCGCAGGCGAGAAGGAGGGCGCAGGCGAGAAGGAGGATTGGGAGGAGAAGCCAACCGAACCGCATGGACCGTTCCTTTTACCTGTGCAGGGGCGAACGGTCGGCGGGCGGTCGGGGTTCCAGAGGGCAGGTCTGGCGCATGGCCCCCACCCCCGACCCCTCCCCCGCAGCGGGGGAGGGGAGTGGCGTGCGGTCTTTGGCGTCGGGTCCGTGTGCAGGGGGCGCGCCGTGAGTATTTTGGCAAAGGTGAAGGGGAAGGGATGCTCCCCTCCCTGAAGGGGAGGGGTCGGGGGAGGGGTAATGGCGAAGGGTCCGGCGTTGCCGCCGGACCCTTGTTTTGCGGCGCAGCAGGCTTCAGGCGTCGAAGCGGTCGAGGTTCATCACCTTGGTCCATGCCTTGACGAAATCGGCCACGAATTTGGCCTTGGCGTCGTTCTGGGCGTAAACCTCGGCCAGGGCGCGCAGTTGCGAGTTCGAGCCGAACACCAGATCGACGCGGGTGGCGGTGTGCTTGACGGCACCCGTCTTGCGGTCGCGGCCTTCGTAGCTGTTTGCGCCGGTGGGTACCCACTGTACCGACATATCGACGATGGTGTCGAAGAAGTCGGTGGTCAGCGTGCCCGGACGCTTGGTGAAGACGCCGTGGGTGTTGCCGACCGTTGTGCCGAGGACGCGCAGGCCGCCGACCAGCACGGTCATTTCCGGTGCCGAGAGCGTCAGGAGTTGTGCGCGGTCGACCAGCAGTTCCTCGGCCGAGACGGTGTAGGCCGAGGCGAGGTAGTTGCGGAAGCCGTCTGCGGTCGGCTCCATCGGGGCGAAGCTGTCGGCGTCGGTCTGGTCTTGGGTCGCGTCGACACGGCCCGGTGTGAAGGGCACGGCTGTGGCGTGGCCTGCGGCTTTGGCCGCCTGTTCCACGCCTGCATTGCCTGCCAGCACGATGAGGTCGGCCAGCGAGACGCGCTTTTTGCCGGCCTTGGCGTTGAAGGCTGTCTGGATGGTTTCCAGCTTTGCCAGCACGCGTGCCAATTGCGCGGGCTGGTTCACGGCCCAGTCCTTTTGCGGGGCAAGGCGGATGCGCGCACCGTTGGCGCCGCCGCGCTTGTCGGAGCCGCGGAAGGTCGAGGCCGAGGCCCATGCGGTGCCGACGAGTTCCGACACGGTCAGGCCGCTTGCCAGCACTTCGGCTTTCAGTGCGTCGATGTCGGCGGCGTCGATCAGGTCATGGTCGCGGGCGGGCAGCGGGTCTTGCCAGATCAGGTCTTCGGCAGGGACTTCCGGCCCGAGGTAAAGCACCTTCGGCCCCATGTCGCGGTGGGTCAGCTTGAACCATGCGCGGGCGTAGGCGTCTGCGAACAGCGCAGGATCGGCGTGGTAGCGGCGCGAGATCGGCTCGTAGATCGGATCGAAGCGCAGCGACAGGTCGGCGGTGGTCATCATCGGCGCATAGGATTTCGACGGGTCATGTGCGTCGGGAATCATGTGTTCCGGCTTGCAGTTGATCGCCCGCCATTGCTTGGCGCCAGCGGGGGTTTCCACCAGTTCCCATTCGTAGCCGAAGAGCATGTCGAAATAACCCATGTCCCATGTGGTGGGATTGGGCTTCCATGCGCCTTCGAAGCCGCTGGTGATGGTATCAAAGCCGTTGCCCTTGCCATGCGAGGACAGCCAGCCAAAGCCCATCGCCTCGATCGGGGCGGCTTCCGGCTCTGGTCCCACGGCGGTGGCGGGGCCGTTGCCGTGCGCCTTGCCGAAGGTGTGGCCGCCTGCGACGAGGGCCACGGTTTCTTCGTCGTTCATCGCCATGCGCGCGAAGGTTTCGCGCACGTCACGGCCCGAGGCGACGGGATCGGGGTTGCCGTCCGGTCCCTGCGGGTTGACGTAGATCAGGCCCATCTGCACGGCGGCGAGGGGGTTTTCCAGCTCGCGGTCGCCGGTGTAGCGGCTGTTTGCCTTGTCGCTGGTCGCGAGCCATTCAGTCTCGGCGCCCCAGTAGACGTCTTCTTCCGGCTCCCACACATCGGCGCGGCCGCCGCCGAAGCCGAAGGTCTTGAAGCCCATCGTCTCCATCGCGACATTGCCTGCGAGGATCATCAGGTCGGCCCAGGAAATCTGGTTGCCGTATTTCTGCTTGATCGGCCAGAGCAGGCGACGCGCCTTGTCGAGGTTGCCGTTGTCGGGCCACGAGTTCAGCGGTGCGAAACGCTGCTGGCCGGTGCCTGCGCCGCCGCGCCCGTCGGCGGTGCGGTAGGTGCCTGCGCTGTGCCATGCCATGCGGACAAAAAGGCCGCCGTAATGGCCCCAATCGGCGGGCCACCAATCCTGACTGTCGGTCATCAGCTTGGCGAGGTCGGCTTTCAGCGCGGGGTAGTCGATTTTCTTGAATTCTTCGGCGTAGCTGAAGTCCGGACCCATCGGGTTACCGGCGGGGGCGTTCTGGTGCAGGATCTTGAGGTTGAGCTGGTTCGGCCACCACTCGCGGTTCGAGCGATTCGCGTGGCTTGCGTGTTTCGGAGCGCCGTGCATCACCGGGCATTTGCCCGCATTGCCAAGATCGTTGCCATCCATCGATTGCTCTCCATGTCCGTTGAAAAAGGGGAGGGGGCTTCGGGGCGCCCGCCTCGCTGCGACGCTGGTAGCAGATCGGTTCCATTAGTTTAAGTTGTATTTTCTGATAGGCATTATAATTTGACCTTATGAACCTGACCTTCAAACAGATGCGCTATTTCGATGCGCTGGCGCGCCATGGCCATTTCGGCCGTGCTGCCGACACCTGCGCCATCTCGCAGCCTGCGCTGTCGATGCAGATCAAGGAGATGGAGGAGACGCTGGGGCTTGCGCTGTTCGAACGCTCGGCGCGGCAGTTGCGGCTGACGGCGTTCGGCGAGCAATGCCTGACCCGCGTGCGGGCGATCCTGCGGGGGGTGGAGGAGCTTGGCGACCTTGCGCGGGCGTCGCAGGGCAGGCTGGTGGGGCGGCTGCGGATCGGGGTGATCCCGACGGTGGCGCCCTATCTGCTGCCTGCGATCATCGGGCGGCTGACGGCGCTGAACGAGGCGCTGGATATCCATGTGCGCGAGACGGTGACGCCCAAGCTGCTGGCCGAGCTGGAGGAAGGGCGGCTCGATTGCGCGATCCTTGCCTTGCCGGTGTCGGAGGCGTGGCTGGAGGAGACGCCGCTTTTTGCCGAGGATTTCGTGCTGGTGCGGCCTGCTGCCGATGCGGGCAGCCCGGTGCCCAACCGCGAGATGCTGCGCGAGATGCGGCTTTTGCTGCTGGAGGAGGGGCATTGCTTCCGCGATCAGGCGCTGTCCTTCTGTCAGGCGGGATCGGCCCTGCCGCGCGAGTTGCTGGACGGAAGCTCGCTGTCCACGCTGGTGCAGATGGTGGGGGCAGGCATCGGGGTGACGCTGATCCCGGAAATGGCGGTGCCGGTCGAAACGCGGTCGGCGGCGGTGTCGATCGCGCGGTTTGCGGGGGTGCAACCGTCGCGCAGCATCGGGATGGTCTGGCGCAAGGGGTCGGCGCTTGCGGGGCAGCTTGCGGCGATTGCCGAGGTGGTGCGCGACTGCGGCGCGGGGGTGCGAAAAGAGTAATCGTCTTCTTTCCGAGGCGCAGCGGCTGGGTCGGGCCGTGGCCCAAAGCCACGGTCCGCGCACGACCCGCCCCCCGGGTCGTGCGCCAAGGCGCCCGTCCCGCGGGGCGCGCGCGGTCCTAATGGCGGAAGGCAAAAACGCTCCACCGGAGCGTTTTTGCCTTCCTTGTGTCTTGTTCGCCCCGTTACCCTATCCTGATCGCGGCTTTGCTCGCGAAAGCGGAACGCAGCGGCGGCGGGCGGGGTTTCAGGGGCGGCAGTGGCGGCCGAGGGGCTGTTAGCGCCAACAAACTTGCCGCCCCGATGGCCCTTGGCTAAGGGGGCTGCAACCGAACCCAAAGGACAAGCACCGATCATGGCCGACAAGCAGGAATTTCAGGACCGTCTTCTTTCGCTGGGCCTTGCCCGTGTGTCCGAGGCGGCGGCGCTGGCATCGGCGCGGTTGATCGGGCGTGGCGACGAGAAGGCGGCCGATCAGGCGGCGGTGAATGCGATGCGCGACCAGTTGAACCTGCTGGAGATCGCCGGAGTGGTGGTGATCGGCGAGGGCGAGCGCGACGAGGCGCCGATGCTGTTCATCGGCGAGGAGGTCGGCACGGGGCAGGGGCCTGCGGTGGACATAGCACTCGACCCCTTGGAGGGGACGACGCTGACCGCCAAAGACATGCCCAACGCGCTGACCGTGATCGCCATGGCGCCGCGCGGCACGCTGCTGCATGCGCCGGATGTGTATATGGAGAAGCTGGCGATCGGGCCGGGGTTCAAGACGGGGACGGTGACGCTGGCGATGACGCCTTCGGAGCGGGTGAACGCGCTGGCGGCGGCCAAGGGCTGCTCGACGACCGATATCACGGTGTGCGTGCTGGAGCGCCCGCGCCACGAGGAGATGATCGCCGAATTGCGCGCCACGGGGGCGGCGATCCGGCTGATCACCGATGGCGATGTGGCGGGTGTGATGCATTGCGCCGAGCCCGAGGTGACGGGGATCGACATGTATATGGGATCGGGGGGTGCGCCCGAGGGGGTGCTGGCCGCCGCCGCGCTGAAATGCATGGGCGGGCAGTTCTACGGCAAGCTGTTGTTCCGCAACGACGACGAACGCGCCCGCGCCCGCAAGGCGGGGATCACCAACTTTGACCGTGTCTATACCCGCGACGATCTGGTGCGCGGCGACGTGATCTTTGCCGCGACCGGCGTGACCGATGGGTCGCTGCTTGCTGGCATCAAGCGCGAGCCGGGCTGGATCACCACGGAAACCATCCTGATGCGCTCGAAAACCGGATCGGTGCGCCGGATGAGCTATCGCAGCCCTGCCAAGTGACCCCCACCCCGACCCTCCCCCGAGGCGGGGGAGGGAGTGCGGCAGCCTTGCACCGCAGCAGCTGACGCAGGCGTTGCAGGAGGGCTGTCTGCCCTCCTCGCCGCAAGCGGCTCACCTCCCGAGGATATTTGGACGAGTGTGAAAGCAGCGCCGTTTTGGCCTTTCATGCTCGTTCAAATATCCTCGGGGTGAGGCGCGCAGCGCCGAGGGGGTGAAACCCCCTTGCAGCACTTCCGCCCTTGCGACGCGCGCCGCTTTGCGCCATCCCATTGCGCCATGACGGGACGCGCTTTTCTGAATGTCGAAGCCTCGCTGACCGGACGCCGCTGGATCGGCCCGTCCGAGGATGAGGCGCGTCTGGCCGAGGCCATGGCGCAGCAGACGCGCCTTCCGATGGCGCTGTGTCATACGCTGGTCAAGCGCGGGGTAGCACCTGCCGATGCGGCGGCCTATCTGGCGCCCGCGCTGCGCGATCTTTTGCCGGACCCGCTGTCGTTGCGCGATATGGCCAAGGCTGCGGCGCGGTTTCTCGCGGCGCTGAAGGCGCGGCAAAGGGTTGCCGTCTTTGCCGATTACGATGTCGACGGGGGCACTTCGGCTGCTTTGGTGATCCTGTGGCTGCGGGCGATGGGGCATGATGCCACGCTGTATATCCCTGACCGGATCGATGAGGGGTATGGTCCGAACGTGCCTGCGATGCGGGCGCTTGCGGGGACGCATGATCTGGTCATCTGCGTCGATTGCGGCACCCTTTCGCATGAACCGATTGCCGCCGCCGTGGCTGCGGGGGCGGATGTGGTGGTGCTGGACCATCACCTTGGCGCCGACACGCTGCCGCCCGCTTTGGCCGTGGTGAACCCCAACCGGCAGGACGAGGATGGCGCGCTGGGCCATTTATGCGCGGCCTCGGTGGTGTTTTTGATGCTGGTCGAGGCCAACCGGCTGTTGCGGGGCGAGGGCGTGACGGGGCCTGACCTGATGGGGATGCTCGATCTGGTGGCGCTGGCGACGGTGGCGGATGTGGCGCCGTTGGTCGGGGTGAACCGGGCGCTGGTGCGGCAAGGGCTTAAGGTGATGGCGCGGCGCGAGCGCGTGGGGTTGCGGGCGCTGGCCGATATCTCGCGGCTCGACACTGCGCCGACCTGCCATTCGCTGGGGTTTCTACTGGGTCCGCGGGTCAATGCAGGCGGGCGGATCGGGCAGGCGGATCTGGGCGCGCGGCTTTTGTGCTGCGGCGACGAGCACGAGGCCAAGGCGCTGGCCGAGCGGCTGGACGAGTTGAACACCGAGCGCCGCGATATCGAGGCCCGCGTGCGCGAGGAAGCCATGGCGCAGGCCGAAGCGCGGGGCTTTGATGCGCCCTTGGTCTGGGCGGCGGCCGAGGGGTGGCACCCCGGTGTCGTCGGCATCGTCGCGAGCCGCCTGAAAGAGGCGACGAACCGCCCCGCGATTGTCATCGGGTTCGAAGGCGGCATCGGCAAAGGGTCGGGGCGATCGGTTTCCGGTGTCGATCTGGGCGCGTCGATCCACCGGCTGGCCGAGGAGGGGTTGCTGGTCAAGGGCGGCGGGCACCGCATGGCGGCAGGGCTGACCGTGGCGCAAGACAAGGTGGAGGCCGCGATGGCGCGCCTGTCGGAATTGCTTGCCCGTCAGGGTGCGGGGGCAGGCGGGCCTGCGGACCTGAAGCTTGACGGGTTGTTGATGCCTTCCGGCGCAGACCTTGCGCTGGTCGAGCGGTTGGAGGAGGCCGGACCCTTTGGCGCATCGTCGCCCGCGCCGCGCTTTGCCTTTGCCGACATGGCAGTGACTGCGCGTCGCATCGGCGAAAGCCACCTGCGGCTGACGATCAAGGACGGCATGGGCGGGAGCCTTGAAGGGGTGGCCTTCGGGGCGTTCGATACGGCGCTTGGGCCTGCGCTGTTCGAGGGGGGGCATACCCGGTTTCACATTGCCGGGCGGCTGGAGTTGAACACCTGGAACGGCCGGACCAAGGTGCAGTTGCGCGTCGAGGACGCCGCCCGCGCCTGACCTGTGGCGGGCTGCCGTGCCGAGGCAAGCCTTTGGTCCGGTTTCGAAACCCGCGCGTGCTGTCCGGTGCATTTTTCCTCTTGCGAGTCACCCCGCCGCCGATTAGACACCGCCCACCAACCGCGGCCCGTTCGTCTATCGGTTAGGACACCTGGTTTTCAACCAGGTAAGAGGGGTTCGACTCCCCTACGGGCTGCCAAAATTTCTTATGAAATCGTCGGAGACTGACAGCTTGTCTGCAAGGTTCGACGCCGCTGTTGGTCGGGTTGGTCAAACGGGGTGCAGGCAATGTTTGCGGGCTTGGGCATTTTGTTTGTCGCCACTATCGCCCTGTTAGCCCCTGTCACATAGGGTTCGGCGGTCTTGGTGGTGCGGTGTGCGGGGAGGCTTGCGCTCTCGCACAGGGTCGCGCCCGCTTCGGCAAGGCGTTTCGTGCCGGCCTTTCGACGGATCAATCCGTCCGTCACCACCGCAGAAAGCGATAGCCGCGCCATGCGCCGATGACGGAGATTTCAAGCCCATACCACGCCCGATCGACATGGGGGATTTCTGCGCGGTCAGAGGATCTCGCCGCCGTCGATCACCAAGGCGAGGCCGGTGACGAAGGACGATCTGTCGGAGGCGAGGAAGACGATCCCGTCGGCCACTTCTTCGGGCGTGGCCCAACGGCCCATCGGGATGGTGTCGCGCACGTAGCTTTCGAGTTGGCTGCGCCCGCCCATCTGGCGTTCGAAGCCTGCGTTGAAGGGGGTGTCGACGAAGCCGGGGCAAAGCGCGTTGAAACGGATATTCTCGCGCGCGTAGTCGGCGGCCATCTGGCGGACCATGGCGACGGCGGCATGTTTGGTGGTGGCATAGGAGATCATGCCGCGGTCATACTGGCAGCCCGAATTCGAGGCGGTCACGATGACAGAACCGCCCCCCTGCGACCGCATGGCGGGCAGCACGGCGCGGGCAAGCACGAAATGCGCCCTTACGTTCAACTGCCATGCAAGGTCCATCTGGTCGGGTGTCACGTCTTCGAGGCGGCCAGCGATCTGGATGCCGGCGTGCGAGTGCAGAACGTCGATCCGGCCGTGCCGTGCAAGGGTTGCTGCGACACAGGCGGCCATGGCCGCATCGTCGCGCACGTCGAGCGCGAGGGGTTGGGCCTTGCCGCCCGAGGCGAAGATCGCATCACAGGTTGCCTGTGACAGGGCGGGGTCTAGGTCGGTTGCGACCACGGTGGCACCTTCGCGGGCCATGGCGATTGCGCCTGCCCGCCCGATGCCGGAGCCTGCGCCGGTTACCAGCACGATCCTGCCGTCGAGACAGCCTGTCATCGCATCCCCCGCTTCATGTCCGTTCTGCCTTGGTCGAGCGGCGCAACAGAACCTGCGCCATGACGAGCAGCAGGAGAGATGCCCCCATGACCATGGTTCCGATGGCGTTGATTTCCGGCGTCACGCCGCGCCGGATGGAAGAGAAGATGTAGATCGGCAGGGTCGTTTCGGAGCCTGCGACGAAGAAGGCGATGATGAAATCGTCAAAGCTGAAGGTGAAGCTGAGAAGGAAGCCTGCAAGGATCGCCGGGGCGAGCAGGGGGAGCGTCACCTGCCAGAAGGTGGCCAGCGGTCCTGCGCCCAGATCGCCGGACGCTTCGATCAGGGTGCGGTCCAGCGCCTCGATCCGGGCGCGGACAATGACGATGACGAGCGACATGGTGAAAAGGACATGCGCCGCGGTCAGGCTGGCAAAGCCCATCGACAGCCGGTAGCCGGTCAGGGATTCGAGCCACGGGTTGACGGTGTCAAACAGGGTGACGAGCGCGATCAGCGTGGCGATGCCGATGACGATGCCGGGGATCATGATCGCGACATAGACCATCGCATCGAAGAGCACGCGGATGCGTCCGGTCATGCCGGTCAGGGCGAGTGCGGCCATGGTGCCGAAGACCGAGGCCAGCACGGCCGAGACGAAGGCGACCGAGGCCGAGGTTTGCAGCGCATCGACCACGAAGGGGTTTGAGAGAGCCTTGCCATACCATTGCAGGGAAAAGCCCTGCATCTGGCTGGCCGAGCGCCCCGCCGAAAAGCTGAACAGCGCGATGATCCCGATGGGGAGATAGAGGAAGATATAGACGAGCGTGGCGTAGATGCGCATTCCGGCCCCCTACATCAGGCCGACATCGTCGCGTGCCGCCCCGATGCGACGCAAGAACCGCATGTAGAGCGTGACAACGACAAGCATCGTGGCGACCAGTGTCACCGCCATGGCCGAGCCAAAGGCCCAGTTGCGCGATTGCAGGAAAAGATCGACCAGCGCGTTGCCGACGAAGAACACCTTTCCGCCGCCGAGCATCTGCGGGATCAGGTATTCGCCCATCAGCAGGATCAGGACGAGCA
Protein-coding sequences here:
- the recJ gene encoding single-stranded-DNA-specific exonuclease RecJ: MTGRAFLNVEASLTGRRWIGPSEDEARLAEAMAQQTRLPMALCHTLVKRGVAPADAAAYLAPALRDLLPDPLSLRDMAKAAARFLAALKARQRVAVFADYDVDGGTSAALVILWLRAMGHDATLYIPDRIDEGYGPNVPAMRALAGTHDLVICVDCGTLSHEPIAAAVAAGADVVVLDHHLGADTLPPALAVVNPNRQDEDGALGHLCAASVVFLMLVEANRLLRGEGVTGPDLMGMLDLVALATVADVAPLVGVNRALVRQGLKVMARRERVGLRALADISRLDTAPTCHSLGFLLGPRVNAGGRIGQADLGARLLCCGDEHEAKALAERLDELNTERRDIEARVREEAMAQAEARGFDAPLVWAAAEGWHPGVVGIVASRLKEATNRPAIVIGFEGGIGKGSGRSVSGVDLGASIHRLAEEGLLVKGGGHRMAAGLTVAQDKVEAAMARLSELLARQGAGAGGPADLKLDGLLMPSGADLALVERLEEAGPFGASSPAPRFAFADMAVTARRIGESHLRLTIKDGMGGSLEGVAFGAFDTALGPALFEGGHTRFHIAGRLELNTWNGRTKVQLRVEDAARA
- the katG gene encoding catalase/peroxidase HPI: MDGNDLGNAGKCPVMHGAPKHASHANRSNREWWPNQLNLKILHQNAPAGNPMGPDFSYAEEFKKIDYPALKADLAKLMTDSQDWWPADWGHYGGLFVRMAWHSAGTYRTADGRGGAGTGQQRFAPLNSWPDNGNLDKARRLLWPIKQKYGNQISWADLMILAGNVAMETMGFKTFGFGGGRADVWEPEEDVYWGAETEWLATSDKANSRYTGDRELENPLAAVQMGLIYVNPQGPDGNPDPVASGRDVRETFARMAMNDEETVALVAGGHTFGKAHGNGPATAVGPEPEAAPIEAMGFGWLSSHGKGNGFDTITSGFEGAWKPNPTTWDMGYFDMLFGYEWELVETPAGAKQWRAINCKPEHMIPDAHDPSKSYAPMMTTADLSLRFDPIYEPISRRYHADPALFADAYARAWFKLTHRDMGPKVLYLGPEVPAEDLIWQDPLPARDHDLIDAADIDALKAEVLASGLTVSELVGTAWASASTFRGSDKRGGANGARIRLAPQKDWAVNQPAQLARVLAKLETIQTAFNAKAGKKRVSLADLIVLAGNAGVEQAAKAAGHATAVPFTPGRVDATQDQTDADSFAPMEPTADGFRNYLASAYTVSAEELLVDRAQLLTLSAPEMTVLVGGLRVLGTTVGNTHGVFTKRPGTLTTDFFDTIVDMSVQWVPTGANSYEGRDRKTGAVKHTATRVDLVFGSNSQLRALAEVYAQNDAKAKFVADFVKAWTKVMNLDRFDA
- the glpX gene encoding class II fructose-bisphosphatase, producing MADKQEFQDRLLSLGLARVSEAAALASARLIGRGDEKAADQAAVNAMRDQLNLLEIAGVVVIGEGERDEAPMLFIGEEVGTGQGPAVDIALDPLEGTTLTAKDMPNALTVIAMAPRGTLLHAPDVYMEKLAIGPGFKTGTVTLAMTPSERVNALAAAKGCSTTDITVCVLERPRHEEMIAELRATGAAIRLITDGDVAGVMHCAEPEVTGIDMYMGSGGAPEGVLAAAALKCMGGQFYGKLLFRNDDERARARKAGITNFDRVYTRDDLVRGDVIFAATGVTDGSLLAGIKREPGWITTETILMRSKTGSVRRMSYRSPAK
- a CDS encoding LysR substrate-binding domain-containing protein, yielding MRYFDALARHGHFGRAADTCAISQPALSMQIKEMEETLGLALFERSARQLRLTAFGEQCLTRVRAILRGVEELGDLARASQGRLVGRLRIGVIPTVAPYLLPAIIGRLTALNEALDIHVRETVTPKLLAELEEGRLDCAILALPVSEAWLEETPLFAEDFVLVRPAADAGSPVPNREMLREMRLLLLEEGHCFRDQALSFCQAGSALPRELLDGSSLSTLVQMVGAGIGVTLIPEMAVPVETRSAAVSIARFAGVQPSRSIGMVWRKGSALAGQLAAIAEVVRDCGAGVRKE
- a CDS encoding PQQ-dependent sugar dehydrogenase — translated: MRFGWLLLPILLLACALLLACERATLPLSQGFGPNPALPAPQKTLIPTVDIAPANGWPQGAMPTPAPGLHVTEFASGLDHPRWLHVLPNGDVLVAETNAPPKPARTPKALAMKLVMKLAGAGVPSADRITLLRDTDADGVADLATPFLTGLRSPFGMALMGSTLYVANTDAVIAFAYTTGATRITARGRKITDLPAGPINHHWTKDLIAGPDGMLYATIGSNSNAAENGLAAEQGRASVWRINPATGQATIYASGLRNPNGLAWEPVTGKLWVAVNERDEIGSDLVPDYMTSLQQGGFYGWPYSWWGDHIDTRVPANPAMVARAIRPDYALGPHTASLGLTFAKGFAGGQGVFIGQHGSWNRKPPSGYKVIFIPFAQGKPAGKPRDVLTGFLAPDGTARGRPVGVAIDSRGGLLVADDVGNRIWRVTP
- a CDS encoding ABC transporter permease, giving the protein MRIYATLVYIFLYLPIGIIALFSFSAGRSASQMQGFSLQWYGKALSNPFVVDALQTSASVAFVSAVLASVFGTMAALALTGMTGRIRVLFDAMVYVAIMIPGIVIGIATLIALVTLFDTVNPWLESLTGYRLSMGFASLTAAHVLFTMSLVIVIVRARIEALDRTLIEASGDLGAGPLATFWQVTLPLLAPAILAGFLLSFTFSFDDFIIAFFVAGSETTLPIYIFSSIRRGVTPEINAIGTMVMGASLLLLVMAQVLLRRSTKAERT
- a CDS encoding SDR family NAD(P)-dependent oxidoreductase yields the protein MTGCLDGRIVLVTGAGSGIGRAGAIAMAREGATVVATDLDPALSQATCDAIFASGGKAQPLALDVRDDAAMAACVAATLARHGRIDVLHSHAGIQIAGRLEDVTPDQMDLAWQLNVRAHFVLARAVLPAMRSQGGGSVIVTASNSGCQYDRGMISYATTKHAAVAMVRQMAADYARENIRFNALCPGFVDTPFNAGFERQMGGRSQLESYVRDTIPMGRWATPEEVADGIVFLASDRSSFVTGLALVIDGGEIL